The following proteins are encoded in a genomic region of Ictalurus furcatus strain D&B chromosome 6, Billie_1.0, whole genome shotgun sequence:
- the LOC128608935 gene encoding RNA-binding motif, single-stranded-interacting protein 1 isoform X1 — translation MGRVWRQMYHQYSYYYPPYLHAKPPVGPLSQPMAPPSPGTNSSTNQSSSSSTAGWEQLSKTNLYIRGLPPATTDHDLVKLCQPYGKIVSTKAILDKTTNKCKGYGFVDFDSPAAAQKAVNALKNSGVQAQMAKQQEQDPTNLYISNLPLSMDEQELETMLKPFGQVVSTRILRDANGASRGVGFARMESTEKCDAVISHFNGKFLKMPAGVMAPTEPLLCKFADGGQKKRQSQNKYVPNGRAWAREGEARLAGMTLTYDPTAAAMQNGFYPPYSITNRMIAQPAMSPYISPVSTYPVQTPSWVTHQPYIMQHPGAVISPSMDPSMSLQPTSMMSPLTQQMSHLSLGSTGAFMPANAALQGAYIPQYTPMQPAAVEENSSQSQVESSGDHSPYAYQQTK, via the exons CCCCCTGTTGGCCCGTTGTCTCAGCCCATGGCTCCCCCGAGCCCCGGAACCAACAGCAGCACCAAtcagagcagcagcagcagcactgcaGGATGGGAGCAGCTCAGCAAAACCAACCTGTACATCCGTGGCTTGCCCCCAGCAACCACCGACCATGACCTGGTCAAGCTCTGTCAGCC TTACGGGAAAATAGTATCAACGAAGGCCATCCTGGATAAGACTACAAACAAATGCAAAG GTTATGGCTTTGTGGACTTTGACAGCCCTGCTGCTGCACAGAAAGCCGTTAATGCTCTGAAGAACAGCGGCGTGCAAGCACAGATGGCAAAG CAACAGGAGCAGGACCCCACTAATCTGTATATTTCCAATTTGCCGCTGTCGATGGATGAGCAGGAGCTGGAGACCATGCTGAAGCCCTTTGGCCAGGTCGTCTCCACACGCATACTGCGCGATGCTAATGGTGCGAGCAGAGGGGTTGGATTTGCGAG gATGGAGTCCACAGAAAAATGTGATGCTGTAATTTCTCACTTCAATGGAAAGTTTCTCAAGATGCCAGCCGGAGTCATGG CTCCCACTGAGCCACTCCTGTGCAAGTTTGCAGATGGAGGGCAGAAAAAACGACAGAGCCAAAATAAATATGTACCTAATGGACGAGCATGGGCCAGAGAGGGAGAAGCCAGACTT GCCGGAATGACGCTCACATACGACCCCACTGCTGCAGCTATGCAGAACGG GTTCTATCCTCCTTACAGCATCACCAACCGAATGATCGCCCAACCTGCCATGTCACCCTACATCTCCCCCGTGTCCACATACCCG gTGCAAACACCATCCTGGGTCACCCACCAGCCCTACATTATGCAGCATCCG GGAGCTGTAATATCGCCCTCTATGGATCCCTCCATGTCTCTACAGCCAACATCGATGATGAGCCCCCTCACTCAGCAGATGAGCCACCTCTCTCTGGGCAGTACAGGAGCG TTCATGCCGGCTAATGCAGCATTACAGGGCGCATACATCCCTCAGTACACTCCCATGCAGCCTGCTGCAGTGGAG GAGAATAGCTCACAGTCTCAGGTGGAATCAAGTGGGGATCATTCTCCCTACGCCTACCAACAAACCAAGTGA
- the LOC128608935 gene encoding RNA-binding motif, single-stranded-interacting protein 1 isoform X2 → MIAWSPQKSLGPRLFLSNRSRKPPVGPLSQPMAPPSPGTNSSTNQSSSSSTAGWEQLSKTNLYIRGLPPATTDHDLVKLCQPYGKIVSTKAILDKTTNKCKGYGFVDFDSPAAAQKAVNALKNSGVQAQMAKQQEQDPTNLYISNLPLSMDEQELETMLKPFGQVVSTRILRDANGASRGVGFARMESTEKCDAVISHFNGKFLKMPAGVMAPTEPLLCKFADGGQKKRQSQNKYVPNGRAWAREGEARLAGMTLTYDPTAAAMQNGFYPPYSITNRMIAQPAMSPYISPVSTYPVQTPSWVTHQPYIMQHPGAVISPSMDPSMSLQPTSMMSPLTQQMSHLSLGSTGAFMPANAALQGAYIPQYTPMQPAAVEENSSQSQVESSGDHSPYAYQQTK, encoded by the exons CCCCCTGTTGGCCCGTTGTCTCAGCCCATGGCTCCCCCGAGCCCCGGAACCAACAGCAGCACCAAtcagagcagcagcagcagcactgcaGGATGGGAGCAGCTCAGCAAAACCAACCTGTACATCCGTGGCTTGCCCCCAGCAACCACCGACCATGACCTGGTCAAGCTCTGTCAGCC TTACGGGAAAATAGTATCAACGAAGGCCATCCTGGATAAGACTACAAACAAATGCAAAG GTTATGGCTTTGTGGACTTTGACAGCCCTGCTGCTGCACAGAAAGCCGTTAATGCTCTGAAGAACAGCGGCGTGCAAGCACAGATGGCAAAG CAACAGGAGCAGGACCCCACTAATCTGTATATTTCCAATTTGCCGCTGTCGATGGATGAGCAGGAGCTGGAGACCATGCTGAAGCCCTTTGGCCAGGTCGTCTCCACACGCATACTGCGCGATGCTAATGGTGCGAGCAGAGGGGTTGGATTTGCGAG gATGGAGTCCACAGAAAAATGTGATGCTGTAATTTCTCACTTCAATGGAAAGTTTCTCAAGATGCCAGCCGGAGTCATGG CTCCCACTGAGCCACTCCTGTGCAAGTTTGCAGATGGAGGGCAGAAAAAACGACAGAGCCAAAATAAATATGTACCTAATGGACGAGCATGGGCCAGAGAGGGAGAAGCCAGACTT GCCGGAATGACGCTCACATACGACCCCACTGCTGCAGCTATGCAGAACGG GTTCTATCCTCCTTACAGCATCACCAACCGAATGATCGCCCAACCTGCCATGTCACCCTACATCTCCCCCGTGTCCACATACCCG gTGCAAACACCATCCTGGGTCACCCACCAGCCCTACATTATGCAGCATCCG GGAGCTGTAATATCGCCCTCTATGGATCCCTCCATGTCTCTACAGCCAACATCGATGATGAGCCCCCTCACTCAGCAGATGAGCCACCTCTCTCTGGGCAGTACAGGAGCG TTCATGCCGGCTAATGCAGCATTACAGGGCGCATACATCCCTCAGTACACTCCCATGCAGCCTGCTGCAGTGGAG GAGAATAGCTCACAGTCTCAGGTGGAATCAAGTGGGGATCATTCTCCCTACGCCTACCAACAAACCAAGTGA
- the LOC128608935 gene encoding RNA-binding motif, single-stranded-interacting protein 1 isoform X3, whose product MIFANSGNPLRNTYRKQPPVGPLSQPMAPPSPGTNSSTNQSSSSSTAGWEQLSKTNLYIRGLPPATTDHDLVKLCQPYGKIVSTKAILDKTTNKCKGYGFVDFDSPAAAQKAVNALKNSGVQAQMAKQQEQDPTNLYISNLPLSMDEQELETMLKPFGQVVSTRILRDANGASRGVGFARMESTEKCDAVISHFNGKFLKMPAGVMAPTEPLLCKFADGGQKKRQSQNKYVPNGRAWAREGEARLAGMTLTYDPTAAAMQNGFYPPYSITNRMIAQPAMSPYISPVSTYPVQTPSWVTHQPYIMQHPGAVISPSMDPSMSLQPTSMMSPLTQQMSHLSLGSTGAFMPANAALQGAYIPQYTPMQPAAVEENSSQSQVESSGDHSPYAYQQTK is encoded by the exons CCCCCTGTTGGCCCGTTGTCTCAGCCCATGGCTCCCCCGAGCCCCGGAACCAACAGCAGCACCAAtcagagcagcagcagcagcactgcaGGATGGGAGCAGCTCAGCAAAACCAACCTGTACATCCGTGGCTTGCCCCCAGCAACCACCGACCATGACCTGGTCAAGCTCTGTCAGCC TTACGGGAAAATAGTATCAACGAAGGCCATCCTGGATAAGACTACAAACAAATGCAAAG GTTATGGCTTTGTGGACTTTGACAGCCCTGCTGCTGCACAGAAAGCCGTTAATGCTCTGAAGAACAGCGGCGTGCAAGCACAGATGGCAAAG CAACAGGAGCAGGACCCCACTAATCTGTATATTTCCAATTTGCCGCTGTCGATGGATGAGCAGGAGCTGGAGACCATGCTGAAGCCCTTTGGCCAGGTCGTCTCCACACGCATACTGCGCGATGCTAATGGTGCGAGCAGAGGGGTTGGATTTGCGAG gATGGAGTCCACAGAAAAATGTGATGCTGTAATTTCTCACTTCAATGGAAAGTTTCTCAAGATGCCAGCCGGAGTCATGG CTCCCACTGAGCCACTCCTGTGCAAGTTTGCAGATGGAGGGCAGAAAAAACGACAGAGCCAAAATAAATATGTACCTAATGGACGAGCATGGGCCAGAGAGGGAGAAGCCAGACTT GCCGGAATGACGCTCACATACGACCCCACTGCTGCAGCTATGCAGAACGG GTTCTATCCTCCTTACAGCATCACCAACCGAATGATCGCCCAACCTGCCATGTCACCCTACATCTCCCCCGTGTCCACATACCCG gTGCAAACACCATCCTGGGTCACCCACCAGCCCTACATTATGCAGCATCCG GGAGCTGTAATATCGCCCTCTATGGATCCCTCCATGTCTCTACAGCCAACATCGATGATGAGCCCCCTCACTCAGCAGATGAGCCACCTCTCTCTGGGCAGTACAGGAGCG TTCATGCCGGCTAATGCAGCATTACAGGGCGCATACATCCCTCAGTACACTCCCATGCAGCCTGCTGCAGTGGAG GAGAATAGCTCACAGTCTCAGGTGGAATCAAGTGGGGATCATTCTCCCTACGCCTACCAACAAACCAAGTGA